AAATATAATATTTCCTATAGCTTGGAGCATATTATATCTATTAATGGGTATTTCAATAGCTATTATAATAAATAAATACATAGATGAACAAGATTTAGAAATAAAGAAAAATATTAAAAATTATATATTTCTTTTTATTATTCAGTTTATTTTAAATTTGTTTTGGACTTATATATTCTTYGGATTAAAAAGTCCATTGTTTGGTTTTATAGAAATAATAATTTTAGATATACTTATTATAATTACAATAATGAAATTCAAAACTATATCAAAAGCAGCAAGTTATATATTAATACCTTATATTTTATGGTGCTTATTTGCAAGCTATTTAACTCTCCATGTATTAATATTTAATTGAATAACAGAAAACTATAAAGGGTTAAAAAATAAATGAAATATTTGCAAAATACTCTCTGCTTGATATA
This genomic interval from Brachyspira sp. SAP_772 contains the following:
- a CDS encoding TspO/MBR family protein — its product is NIIFPIAWSILYLLMGISIAIIINKYIDEQDLEIKKNIKNYIFLFIIQFILNLFWTYIFFGLKSPLFGFIEIIILDILIIITIMKFKTISKAASYILIPYILWCLFASYLTLHVLIFN